In Mycobacterium branderi, the DNA window TTCACCGTGCACTGGTCCGCCAGCTGCTCGAGTCGGGGCTGGCCCGCGGCGCCACGGTGCTGCGCGGCATCTGGGGTTTCCACGGTGACCATAAACCGCACGGGGACAAGCTGTTTCAGTTGGTGCGGCAGGTGCCCGTGGTCACGATCATCATCGACACGCCGGAGTGGATCGTGCGCAGTTTCGACATCGTCGACGAGCTGACGGCCGAGCATGGGATGGTCACCAGCGAGATGGTGCCGGCGGTGTTGTCGATCGACGGGTCGGGCCGCGACGGCGACGCCGATTTGGCGCAGTACGACTACTGACCTCAGCGCCCGTCAGCGGCGTTTGAGCAGCTTCGCCAGCACGGCCGCTTGGCTGCCGTCGACGTCGCGGGTGGCGGTCACCAGCGTCACGGGCCCGCTCTTTGTCAGCTTCCGGAGGTCCGCCAGCGCGTCGTTGCCCTGCAACTCTTTCTCATACCGCTTGGCGAACTCGTCGAAGCGCTCCGGCTTGTGGCCGTACCACTCGCGCAGTTCCTTCGACGGTGCGACGTCCTTACACCAGGTGCCGACGCGCGGGTCGTTCTTGCGGAATCCGCGCGGCCATACTCGGTCCACCAGGATGCGCTGACCGTCGTCGGGCCCAGGGTCGTCGTAGACCCGGGCGATCTGAATGCGGCTCTTGGCCATAGCGCCAGGGTAACGTCGGCCGGCTAATACCGCGTGCCTCGCGTAACGTTACGGGTTACACCAAAGGCCAACACAGCAGCCGGATCGCCGACCAGTACCTCGCGGAACTGGGCCTCTCACAGCGGAAACTGGCTGAGCTTCTTGACGTCCCGCCGCGGCGAATCAACCAAATCATCAAGGGCGAACGAGCTATCACCCCGGACACATCGCTCCGCCTCGGAAAGCTGTTCAGCCAGTCCGACACTTTCTGGCTGAACCTACAAAAGCACTACGAGATCGAGATTGCCCGGGAGACTTCCGATCTGAGCCGAGTGCAGGTCTTGAAGAACGTCGGATAGCCATCAAGATCGGACCGCGCTGCGGATCAATGCGATGTCACGTCCAGCTGTGTTGGGCCAATACCCTCGTCGGCAACGAACGTCGGACACCGGAACCCATTGCTTGCTCCTACGGTCATTGCGACGGCCGCGATGTGAGCCGACTGTTGGTTGGGGCGAGCCGGGCCATCCCACGCAGGATCCACGGTGTCCGTTTCGCCATCACCGCTACGGCGCGATCCGACCGGCGCATCACGGTCCGAGGTCCGGGGGTGGGCGTTGACGCCAGTTCCGCCTCGGCAGATCCGGGGCGAGCACCGTGGCGTTCCACGGCCAGAAGTTGCCAAGTGCCTGGAACGCCGCGTAATTCGACGCTGCCGCGGTCCTCGAAGCCCGTCCCCGACCCCACGACAAGATCGCGGACGGTACTTGAGACGAGGATTTCCCCAGCCCCCGCCTGACCGAGTATCCGCGCCGCGATATGTACTGCGATCCCGCCGATATCGTTGTCCAGCAGCTCGCACTCGCCGGTATGGATGCCGATGCGAATCTCGATGCCCAGTTTCTCGGCTTCGTCACGCAGGGCCTCCGCACAGCGGATGGCCTGCGTCGGGCCGTCGAACGTGACGAGGTGGCCATCGCCCGTGTTCTTCACCACGCTGCCGCCGAATCGTTCCGCGAGCTCGGCCGTAACCTCACCGAAGCGTTGCAACACCACACGCCATCGCTCGTCACCGGTCTCCGCGGCGCGCTGCGTCGACGCGACCATGTCGGTGAACAGCACAGTGCGCAGGGCGCGATGCGACTGTGACGGCGCCGCATGAGTTCCGGTCAGTAGTTTCTCGATCTCGGCCGTGATCTTGTCGGGCTCGGTGAACCACGGTGCGTGGTCTGTGCCGCCGACTTCGAGCATCCGCGCGCCGGGGATGTGATCGGCGAGGTACCGGCCCGCCTGCACTGGAACACAGGGGTCCTCGCTGGCGTGCACGACAAGGGTCGGCACCGTGATGGCCTGCAGGATCGGCCGGACATCGATACGGAACGCCGCTTCGATTGTCGCCCGCGCCATTCCCGGACTCGCGCTCATCCGCTCCAACATTCCAAGCAGGCGTGTCGACGAGACACCATGGATCACTGTCTTGAGTGCCGCGCCGCTGCCCCACGCCGAGCGGATCGCGCGGATGAATTCCAATCCGCCGGCAAGTTGCTCAGTTGACGGCGTATATTCCTCGCCCAATTCGGGAAAGACTCTCGCCCGAAGGTCGGCCGCGTCACGCTCGAGGATGTCCCAGTCGAAGCGGCCGGAATACGCCGATGCGCCGGTGAGGATCAATGCCCGCGTTCGCTCCGGTCGTGTTGCCGCGAAGACGACAGTGGCCGGCCCACCCTCGCTGACTCCCATCAGGGCGGCCTTTTCGAAGCCTGCTGCATCCATGACGGCCTCGATCTCAGCCGCTCGATCATCCAGCGTGCGTACCTTCGGGACCGGGTCCGACAGTCCGACTCCGGCCTTGTCGAACAGGACAACACGACAGAACGTGGAGAGTTGCTCCATGAAAGCCTGAAATTCCGGCATGCTCCAGAACAACTCGACGTGGCTGACGAACGACCCCGCGAAGACGAGTTCGACCGGCCCGTCGCCGAACAACTGATACGCCAGGCTGAGGTCGCCGCAGGGTGCATACGACGTTTCCGGCACGGGCTGAGCGTACCGACGCCGCGGTCAGGCTTTACCCCAGTTTGGCGAACTCGGTCTGCAACTCATCCAGGCGGCGAAGAGTCTCGTCGCGAGGCTCGGTCGGCAATTCGATCAATACGTGCTCGACGCCGAGATCCCGATATCCTTCAACGTCTTTGGCCTTCGGTTCTTCTCCCATATGGATGTTGATCACCGGCACGTCGTGGCCTGCAACAGCGCGCAGCTCTTCGAGCTCACCCGACAGAGCTTTCGCCGATGGACTCAAGGAGATCCAGCCGGCCTTCAGCCGGGCGATGCGCTTAAAGCTCGGGGCACCGCCACCCAGATACAGCGGCGGGTACGGCCGCGTCACCGGCTTCGGCCAGCTGTAGATTGCATCGAAATCCACGAATTCTCCGTGGAATTCCGCTTTCTCTTGAGTCCAGATCTCGATCATCGCGCGCAGCCGCTCTTCGGAGAGGCGCCCGCGAACCGCAGGGTCGACGCCATGGTTGGCAATTTCTTCGCGCAGCCAGCCCACGCCCACGCCGAAGCGAAATCGCCCCTGCGACACCAGATCTACGGATGCGACCTCTTTGGCCGTCAGGATCGGATCCCGCTGCGGCAGCAATGCAATGCCGGTGCCCACAACCAGTTTCTCGGTGGCGACCGCTGCGGCAGTCAGCGCCACAAACGGATCAAGTGTGCGGTAGTACTTCGGCGGAATCGGGCCGCCCATTGGATACGGGGTCTGCGCGTCGACGGGGATGTGCGTGTGTTCGGCGAGGAACAGCGACTCAAATCCGCGCTGCTCGAGGGCTGCGCCCAACTCGACTGGACTGATTCCCTCGTCCGTAACGAAGGTGAGGACACCGATGCCCATGCTTGCTCCCGTCGTCGACATGTGACGACCACACTGAACAGCAAGTCAGTGCGAGCTTATTCCGACGCCTCGCGTGACGTTGCGGTCCGTCGTGTCGCGCCCCAGAGCCCGACGGCGATGCCGATTACCGCGCCGCCCAGGCCGATGAGCTGTGAGCGTTTCATCTCACCATGAACACTCAGCCCGCCGAGCAGGTCGGCCGCGTCGGCACCGCCGGACGCCAGAAACCAGCCGCGAGTGTTGCGCCCGCGCAGTGCGGCCGTCGCGAGCATCGCGCCGATCAGCGCGTCGCGGTAACCCATCGACCGCAACAGCAATTGCGCCGTCGGCGTCGGCTCCTCCGGATCACCCCAGAGCCGGTTTGCGCGAAGCGGGTCGACGAGAAAATGCACGCCCGAAGCGAAACGGATACTGCCGGCAACGAGCGCGGCCCGATCGATCGTCATGCGACTCAGCGCGCGCCGCGCACCAACCGGCCGGGGCGCGCTCCGGTGTCGACGCCGTCGCGGCGCGTCACCACTCCGTTGACAATCGTCGCGCGGTAGCCGGAAGCACCCTGCATGAGCCGGTGTCCGCCGGCCGGTAGGTCGTAGGCCATCCGCGGCGCATGCAGCGTCAGCGCGTCCATGTCGATCACGTTGACGTCGGCCTTCTTTCCGATCTCGATAACCCCGCGATCCGACAGCCCGAACAGCTGTGCGGTGTCGTGAGATTGCTTGCGAATGACGTACTCCAGCGGCAGCTTCTCGCCCCGCCGACGATCCCGCGCCCAGTGCGTCAACAGGAAGGTCGGGTACGACGCGTCGCAGATCATGCTGCAGTGCGCGCCGCCGTCGGACAGCCCCAGCACACTCGCGGGGTGGGTCAGCATTTCGCGGATCGCATCGTGGTTGCCGTCGGCGTAGTTGAACAGCGGCAGCATCAGCATCGCCCCGGCATCGGCCTCCAGCATCAGGTCGTACATCGTCGCGAGTGGATCTTCGCCGCGTTCCCGGGCAATCGCGGCGACGGTGCGATCGGGCGTGGGCTCGTAGTCGGGCGGCTCGCCGAGCGGGTAGAGCCGGTCCACCGAGTGCTGTGCGAACGCAAACATGGCGTCGAACAACACATTTGGATCCGGCGGTATGTCGTCCTCGCTCAAGATGGCGGCCCGCACCGCGGGGTCGGCCAGCCGCGCGGCGAGCTCTTCGCGGCTGCACTCGGCCTTCAACCGCTGATACGTCGGGCGGTGGCTGAAGGCGTGGTGACCGGGAAACCCGAGCAGCATCCCGAACGGGCGCGCCGCGATCTGCGGGTGCAGGCGGCTGCCCTCCTCATGGGCGGCCGCCGAGATGTCGAGCTGTTCACGCCACAATCCCGGGTCGGCGTCGACCTGGATCAGCGCGAAACTCAGCGCCACGTCGATCTCTGCACCGAGCCGCCGCATCC includes these proteins:
- a CDS encoding HigA family addiction module antitoxin; the protein is MADQYLAELGLSQRKLAELLDVPPRRINQIIKGERAITPDTSLRLGKLFSQSDTFWLNLQKHYEIEIARETSDLSRVQVLKNVG
- a CDS encoding adenylate/guanylate cyclase domain-containing protein, yielding MPETSYAPCGDLSLAYQLFGDGPVELVFAGSFVSHVELFWSMPEFQAFMEQLSTFCRVVLFDKAGVGLSDPVPKVRTLDDRAAEIEAVMDAAGFEKAALMGVSEGGPATVVFAATRPERTRALILTGASAYSGRFDWDILERDAADLRARVFPELGEEYTPSTEQLAGGLEFIRAIRSAWGSGAALKTVIHGVSSTRLLGMLERMSASPGMARATIEAAFRIDVRPILQAITVPTLVVHASEDPCVPVQAGRYLADHIPGARMLEVGGTDHAPWFTEPDKITAEIEKLLTGTHAAPSQSHRALRTVLFTDMVASTQRAAETGDERWRVVLQRFGEVTAELAERFGGSVVKNTGDGHLVTFDGPTQAIRCAEALRDEAEKLGIEIRIGIHTGECELLDNDIGGIAVHIAARILGQAGAGEILVSSTVRDLVVGSGTGFEDRGSVELRGVPGTWQLLAVERHGARPGSAEAELASTPTPGPRTVMRRSDRAVAVMAKRTPWILRGMARLAPTNSRLTSRPSQ
- a CDS encoding N-acyl-D-amino-acid deacylase family protein; protein product: MFDLKITGGTVVDGSGAERFDADVAVKDGKIVEIRRRGPGDPPLEGEAAETIDATGKIVAPGFVDIHTHYDGQVSWDDLLEPSSTHGVTTVVMGNCGVGFAPVRPGREQWLIELMEGVEDIPGTALSEGITWGWESYAEYLDVIGKRELAVDVGSQIAHGTVRAYVMGERGARNEPATPEDIAAMSRLVQEAVEAGALGFSSSRTLAHRAMDGEPVPGTFAAEEELFALGRAMAAGGGAVFELAPQGAAGEDIVAPKKEMEWMRRLGAEIDVALSFALIQVDADPGLWREQLDISAAAHEEGSRLHPQIAARPFGMLLGFPGHHAFSHRPTYQRLKAECSREELAARLADPAVRAAILSEDDIPPDPNVLFDAMFAFAQHSVDRLYPLGEPPDYEPTPDRTVAAIARERGEDPLATMYDLMLEADAGAMLMLPLFNYADGNHDAIREMLTHPASVLGLSDGGAHCSMICDASYPTFLLTHWARDRRRGEKLPLEYVIRKQSHDTAQLFGLSDRGVIEIGKKADVNVIDMDALTLHAPRMAYDLPAGGHRLMQGASGYRATIVNGVVTRRDGVDTGARPGRLVRGAR
- a CDS encoding DUF488 domain-containing protein, whose product is MAKSRIQIARVYDDPGPDDGQRILVDRVWPRGFRKNDPRVGTWCKDVAPSKELREWYGHKPERFDEFAKRYEKELQGNDALADLRKLTKSGPVTLVTATRDVDGSQAAVLAKLLKRR
- a CDS encoding DUF4267 domain-containing protein; protein product: MTIDRAALVAGSIRFASGVHFLVDPLRANRLWGDPEEPTPTAQLLLRSMGYRDALIGAMLATAALRGRNTRGWFLASGGADAADLLGGLSVHGEMKRSQLIGLGGAVIGIAVGLWGATRRTATSREASE
- a CDS encoding LLM class F420-dependent oxidoreductase, with protein sequence MGIGVLTFVTDEGISPVELGAALEQRGFESLFLAEHTHIPVDAQTPYPMGGPIPPKYYRTLDPFVALTAAAVATEKLVVGTGIALLPQRDPILTAKEVASVDLVSQGRFRFGVGVGWLREEIANHGVDPAVRGRLSEERLRAMIEIWTQEKAEFHGEFVDFDAIYSWPKPVTRPYPPLYLGGGAPSFKRIARLKAGWISLSPSAKALSGELEELRAVAGHDVPVINIHMGEEPKAKDVEGYRDLGVEHVLIELPTEPRDETLRRLDELQTEFAKLG